In the genome of Leptolyngbya subtilissima AS-A7, one region contains:
- a CDS encoding zinc-binding alcohol dehydrogenase family protein → MKAVALTHYLPIGDPESLFDARLPKPSPTGHDLLVRVEAVSVNPVDAKVRAPKDKVEDNPKVLGYDAAGVVESVGDAVTRFKPGDAVYYAGDITRPGSNAEFHLVDERIVGAMPQTLSFSEAAALPLTTITAWEALFTRLGIDRNGGHQGQTILIIGGAGGVGSIAIQLAKLAGLVVIATASRPQSQAWVRELGADYSVDYSDALIEEMAQLGHREVDFIANFSNTDAYWGVMAELIRPQGKIVGIVENTDPLDLNLLKSKSATFAWEFMFTRSMYQTADMADQGHLLDEVAALIDAKTIRTSLGQTLSPINAANLRQAHAQIESGRTIGKLVLTGWG, encoded by the coding sequence ATGAAAGCTGTTGCCCTCACCCACTATTTGCCCATTGGCGACCCAGAATCGCTCTTTGACGCCAGACTGCCTAAGCCCAGCCCCACCGGCCATGATCTGCTGGTTCGCGTAGAGGCCGTGTCTGTCAACCCGGTAGACGCCAAGGTGCGCGCTCCCAAAGACAAAGTCGAAGATAATCCTAAGGTGCTGGGCTACGATGCCGCCGGGGTGGTGGAAAGCGTCGGCGATGCGGTGACGCGCTTCAAGCCCGGCGATGCGGTCTATTATGCCGGAGACATCACCCGCCCCGGCTCCAACGCCGAGTTTCACCTGGTGGATGAGCGCATTGTTGGGGCTATGCCCCAAACCCTCTCCTTTTCTGAGGCCGCCGCTCTGCCCCTGACCACTATCACCGCCTGGGAAGCCCTGTTTACTCGCCTGGGCATTGATCGCAATGGCGGCCACCAAGGCCAGACGATTCTGATCATTGGCGGGGCCGGGGGCGTGGGGTCGATCGCCATTCAACTGGCCAAACTGGCTGGACTGGTGGTGATTGCCACCGCGTCGCGACCCCAGTCGCAGGCTTGGGTGAGAGAGCTAGGGGCTGACTACAGCGTCGACTACAGCGATGCCCTGATCGAAGAAATGGCCCAGCTCGGCCACCGCGAGGTCGATTTCATTGCCAACTTCAGCAACACCGATGCCTACTGGGGCGTGATGGCCGAGTTGATTCGCCCTCAGGGCAAAATCGTTGGCATTGTCGAAAACACCGACCCGCTAGACCTCAACCTGCTAAAGAGCAAAAGCGCTACCTTTGCTTGGGAATTTATGTTTACCCGCTCGATGTACCAAACCGCCGACATGGCCGACCAGGGCCACCTGCTCGACGAGGTCGCGGCGCTGATCGATGCTAAGACAATTCGCACCTCCTTGGGGCAAACGCTCTCGCCGATCAACGCTGCCAACCTGCGCCAGGCCCACGCCCAGATTGAGTCGGGGCGGACGATTGGCAAGCTGGTGTTGACGGGCTGGGGATAG
- a CDS encoding VOC family protein, giving the protein MQNTNSEFKIMGLNHVALVCKDMERTVDFYTNVLGMKLVKAFDLPAGLGQHFFFDMGEGECLAFFWFSEAADRQPGLSNPRGSLDMAVDFGDPASLVSSHGSMNHFAFNVPAENIEAYRQKLIEKGVQVSPVIHHDNSPMQASDHVNDQTFVSSIYFQDPDGIVLEFAGWHREFSTLYGDTTDCQPATPKDVEKYRAAGRAFAMSMAAANAGA; this is encoded by the coding sequence ATGCAGAACACAAATTCTGAATTCAAAATTATGGGTTTGAACCATGTCGCTCTAGTTTGCAAAGACATGGAACGCACAGTTGATTTTTACACCAACGTGCTCGGTATGAAGCTTGTCAAAGCCTTTGACCTGCCAGCCGGTCTTGGGCAGCACTTCTTCTTCGACATGGGTGAAGGCGAGTGCCTCGCCTTCTTCTGGTTCTCCGAAGCAGCCGATCGCCAACCCGGCCTTTCAAATCCTCGCGGCAGTCTGGATATGGCGGTTGATTTTGGTGATCCAGCTTCCCTAGTCTCATCCCATGGATCAATGAATCATTTCGCCTTTAACGTGCCGGCGGAGAACATCGAGGCATACCGACAAAAACTGATCGAGAAGGGCGTTCAGGTTAGTCCGGTAATTCACCACGATAACTCGCCGATGCAGGCCTCAGATCATGTTAACGATCAAACTTTTGTGAGTTCGATCTATTTTCAAGACCCGGACGGTATCGTGCTCGAATTTGCCGGTTGGCATCGAGAGTTCAGCACGTTATATGGCGACACCACCGATTGCCAACCGGCAACCCCGAAGGATGTTGAAAAATATCGGGCAGCAGGGAGAGCCTTCGCAATGTCCATGGCCGCTGCCAACGCGGGGGCGTGA
- a CDS encoding BTAD domain-containing putative transcriptional regulator, with the protein MKSPLSSRPAIDWGEAPDVSVFFGREVEIATLSRWVVDDGCRLVAVLGMGGIGKTTLTAKLVETLVDLPQAPFERIIWRSLRHAPRLDELLEDLVGFVSDQHDTRGTLKQLLYWLRQTRCLLLLDNMETLLHEGERAGYFRDGYEDYGDLLQLVAETRHQSCVVLTSREQPAVVGMLAGNELPVRSHLLTGSLEAALALCEAKGLTGSDAEKRQLTHRYGNSPLALKIVATSIQSLFDGDIAEFLAEDTVIFNGLQRLLDQQFRRLSELERTVMYWLAINRDWTSISELVADIQPPASRPQVLEVLESLRWRSLIETQSGRYSQQPVVMEYVSDQLIEQISHELASVEPVLFLRHALLKTTVNDYLRDSQRRLILQPIARQLSQTFSSESALEQQMLLLLESVRGRETQMPGYGGGNLINLCAQLGLDLAGYDFSHLSLRHACLPKAKLHRVNFTQAHFIHTVFSQTFSSILSIAYSPDRTLLAAGDSNGGLRVWRLADYQLLLTVQGHTDWAKAVAFSPDGRTLASGGDDAMIHLWDIATGQAMLTLSGHTNYVQAIAFHPQGQLASGSHDGTLKLWDTHTGNAVATLVGHSAPVRAVAFSPDGTYLASGSSDCTVKLWDAATGSCLGTLDGHRDRIWTLAWHGDSKTLASGSSDKTIRLWDVATQTGILTLYGHSQPVLAVDFSADGQLLASSSADQTIKLWEIPSGNALRTLRDHHDWVWALAFNQPQLASGGDDQTLKFWDVQTGHCLKTLRGFTNQIFAVAFHPHQPWLVSGSLDGLVRLWNWQTGETLATLSGHSLWVRATQFSPDGCTLASSSTDKTIRLWQGALAQSPRERTSQILRGHTDSVRSLAWDPTSQWLASGSADCTIRLWQVATGQCLRVLSGHTNKVRSVAWNPVQPLLASVGDDETLRLWHTETGEQMRLLQGHDKWLLTVAWHPNGRWLASGGADQTIRLWDSASGELLQVFRGHRSQVQSVVFSPVEPILASASGDSTIRLWSIETGSVLRILGGHTNQVQAVAFSADGQTLASSSNDGMIKLWRCATGEEVRSLQPERPYEGMVITGVQGLTAGQLAVLKELGAVDHASPPELPPAPPAASAQPAADSPWETAASFPSHLTGYDPTLGWRGPIAESSIIGASLTPRPSAVGGSAPILVPVTGLQIQLFDGFSLRYSGEVVAVTSERSQALLAYLVLHPQSPHRRQQMAYCLYPDLGEAQARTALRKDLYNLRQALPEPDSFLHIEAQLVQWKPGSSFSLDVAAFEAALDRAEAAPAEDRASQQHDLEAAIAHYSGALLPQLDYEWLAQARERLHQRYLEALDRLIAVLQHQQQYHQAIRYGQLLLQTDPLRESTYQALMQLHRQNGDRATAIQIYHQCMQVLQDELGLDPSADTQRIYQTLLQ; encoded by the coding sequence GTGAAAAGTCCTCTAAGTTCGAGACCTGCCATCGACTGGGGCGAAGCTCCAGATGTCTCGGTTTTCTTCGGTCGCGAGGTGGAGATTGCCACCTTGTCGCGATGGGTAGTTGACGATGGCTGTCGCCTGGTCGCGGTGTTGGGCATGGGCGGCATCGGCAAAACCACGCTGACCGCCAAGCTGGTCGAAACCCTAGTAGACCTACCCCAGGCTCCCTTTGAGAGAATCATTTGGCGATCGCTACGCCACGCCCCCAGGCTCGATGAACTGCTCGAAGATCTGGTGGGGTTTGTCTCTGACCAGCACGATACCCGAGGCACGCTAAAACAGCTGCTCTACTGGCTGCGTCAGACCCGGTGTCTGCTGCTGCTCGACAACATGGAAACCCTGTTGCACGAGGGGGAACGAGCGGGCTATTTTCGCGATGGCTATGAAGACTATGGCGATCTGCTACAGCTTGTGGCAGAAACCCGCCACCAAAGCTGTGTGGTGCTAACCAGTCGAGAGCAACCCGCCGTGGTGGGCATGTTGGCCGGTAACGAGTTGCCGGTGCGATCGCATCTGCTGACAGGCTCCCTAGAAGCGGCCCTTGCTCTGTGTGAGGCCAAAGGGCTAACCGGCTCAGACGCCGAAAAGCGTCAGCTGACCCACCGCTATGGCAACAGCCCCCTGGCCTTAAAAATTGTCGCTACCTCGATACAGAGCCTGTTCGACGGAGATATTGCCGAGTTTCTAGCCGAAGACACCGTTATTTTCAACGGGTTGCAGCGCCTGCTCGATCAGCAGTTTCGGCGGCTGTCTGAGCTAGAGCGAACGGTTATGTACTGGCTGGCCATCAACCGCGATTGGACTTCGATTTCAGAGTTGGTTGCCGATATTCAACCCCCGGCCTCTCGCCCACAGGTGCTAGAAGTTCTAGAGTCATTGCGCTGGAGAAGCCTGATTGAGACTCAGTCGGGACGCTATAGTCAGCAGCCCGTGGTGATGGAGTACGTGAGCGACCAGCTGATTGAGCAGATTTCCCACGAGTTGGCTAGCGTCGAGCCAGTTCTGTTTCTGCGCCATGCCCTGCTCAAAACCACCGTCAATGACTACCTGCGCGACAGTCAGAGGCGGCTGATATTGCAGCCGATCGCCCGCCAATTGAGCCAAACCTTTAGCTCTGAATCGGCTCTAGAGCAGCAAATGCTGCTGCTGCTGGAGAGTGTGCGCGGCCGCGAAACTCAGATGCCAGGCTATGGGGGCGGCAACTTGATCAATCTCTGTGCTCAGCTTGGCCTTGACTTAGCTGGCTACGATTTTTCTCACCTTAGCCTGCGCCACGCTTGTCTACCCAAGGCCAAGCTGCACCGGGTCAATTTTACCCAAGCCCATTTTATCCACACGGTCTTTAGTCAGACCTTTAGCAGCATTTTATCCATAGCCTATAGCCCAGACCGCACCCTGCTGGCAGCTGGAGACAGCAACGGTGGGCTACGGGTGTGGCGACTGGCCGACTATCAGCTGCTTCTCACCGTACAGGGGCACACCGACTGGGCCAAGGCGGTGGCCTTTAGCCCCGATGGACGCACCTTGGCTAGCGGCGGCGACGATGCCATGATTCATCTGTGGGACATCGCCACGGGCCAGGCGATGCTGACCCTCTCGGGCCACACTAACTATGTGCAGGCGATCGCCTTTCATCCCCAGGGGCAGCTGGCCAGCGGCAGCCACGACGGCACCCTCAAACTGTGGGATACCCACACCGGCAACGCCGTGGCGACCCTTGTGGGCCACAGCGCCCCCGTGCGCGCCGTGGCCTTTAGCCCCGACGGCACCTACCTGGCTAGCGGTAGCTCTGACTGCACAGTGAAACTTTGGGATGCCGCCACGGGCAGCTGCTTGGGCACTCTGGATGGTCATCGCGATCGCATCTGGACGCTGGCCTGGCATGGGGATAGCAAAACCCTGGCCAGCGGCAGCTCCGATAAAACAATTCGGCTGTGGGATGTGGCTACCCAAACCGGCATTCTGACCCTGTATGGCCACAGTCAACCCGTTCTCGCTGTGGACTTTAGCGCCGACGGCCAGCTGTTGGCTAGCAGCAGCGCTGATCAAACCATCAAACTGTGGGAGATCCCATCGGGCAACGCGCTGCGAACCCTGCGCGACCACCACGACTGGGTGTGGGCCTTGGCCTTTAACCAGCCACAGTTGGCCAGCGGGGGAGATGACCAGACCCTAAAATTTTGGGATGTGCAGACCGGCCACTGCCTCAAAACCCTGCGGGGGTTTACCAACCAGATCTTTGCGGTCGCTTTTCATCCCCACCAGCCCTGGTTGGTAAGCGGCAGCCTAGACGGCCTGGTGCGCCTCTGGAACTGGCAGACCGGGGAAACCCTGGCCACCCTGTCGGGACACAGCCTCTGGGTGCGTGCCACTCAGTTCAGCCCCGATGGCTGCACCCTGGCCAGTAGCAGCACCGACAAAACGATTCGCCTGTGGCAGGGGGCGCTCGCTCAATCCCCGCGGGAAAGAACCAGCCAAATCTTGCGGGGCCATACCGACTCGGTGCGTTCCCTCGCCTGGGACCCCACCAGTCAGTGGCTGGCCAGCGGCAGTGCCGACTGCACCATTCGGCTGTGGCAGGTAGCCACTGGTCAGTGCCTGCGGGTGTTAAGCGGCCATACAAACAAGGTGCGATCGGTGGCCTGGAATCCGGTGCAGCCCCTGCTAGCCAGCGTCGGCGATGACGAAACCCTGCGGCTCTGGCATACCGAAACCGGCGAGCAAATGCGGCTGTTGCAGGGCCACGACAAGTGGCTGCTTACCGTCGCCTGGCACCCCAACGGCCGATGGTTGGCCAGCGGCGGTGCCGACCAGACTATTCGCCTGTGGGATAGCGCCAGTGGCGAACTGTTGCAGGTCTTTAGGGGCCACCGCAGTCAGGTGCAATCGGTCGTGTTTAGCCCAGTTGAGCCAATTCTGGCTAGCGCCAGTGGCGACTCTACCATTCGGCTCTGGAGCATTGAGACCGGATCGGTACTGCGCATCCTGGGCGGCCACACCAACCAGGTGCAGGCCGTGGCTTTTAGCGCCGATGGGCAAACCCTGGCCAGCAGCAGCAACGACGGCATGATCAAACTCTGGCGCTGTGCTACTGGCGAGGAGGTGCGATCGCTCCAGCCCGAGCGCCCCTACGAAGGCATGGTGATTACCGGAGTCCAGGGGCTCACCGCTGGCCAGCTGGCGGTGCTGAAGGAACTAGGGGCCGTTGATCATGCCTCGCCCCCTGAGCTACCGCCCGCGCCGCCCGCTGCCTCAGCCCAACCCGCTGCCGACTCACCATGGGAAACCGCCGCTAGCTTTCCCAGCCACCTCACCGGCTACGACCCCACACTGGGCTGGAGAGGGCCGATCGCTGAGTCTTCAATCATCGGCGCGTCCTTGACTCCGAGGCCATCAGCGGTGGGCGGGAGCGCCCCAATTCTAGTTCCGGTAACCGGTCTACAAATACAGCTTTTTGACGGCTTCAGCCTTCGCTATAGCGGCGAGGTCGTGGCCGTCACTAGCGAGCGATCGCAGGCCTTACTGGCCTACCTGGTGCTCCACCCCCAGAGTCCCCATCGACGCCAGCAGATGGCCTACTGTCTCTACCCAGACCTCGGTGAAGCCCAGGCCCGCACGGCCCTGCGCAAAGATCTGTACAACTTGCGGCAGGCGCTGCCTGAGCCAGACTCGTTTTTGCACATTGAGGCCCAGCTGGTGCAGTGGAAACCAGGGTCTAGCTTTAGCCTCGACGTGGCCGCTTTTGAAGCTGCCCTAGACCGCGCCGAGGCCGCCCCGGCCGAAGACAGGGCCAGTCAGCAGCACGACCTAGAAGCGGCGATCGCCCACTACAGCGGTGCCTTGCTGCCCCAGCTAGATTATGAGTGGCTAGCGCAGGCTCGAGAACGCCTCCACCAGCGCTACCTAGAGGCGCTAGATCGTCTCATTGCTGTACTTCAGCACCAGCAGCAGTATCACCAAGCCATTCGCTACGGCCAGCTGCTGCTGCAAACCGACCCTCTGCGCGAATCGACCTACCAAGCGCTGATGCAGCTCCACCGCCAAAACGGCGATCGCGCCACAGCCATTCAGATCTATCACCAGTGCATGCAGGTCTTGCAGGATGAGTTGGGCCTCGACCCCAGCGCTGACACTCAGCGGATTTATCAAACCCTGCTGCAATAG